The Verrucomicrobiia bacterium genomic sequence AATTCCGGAGCCCAGGGCGAAGGCGATCTCGATGTCATGGCCGGCGGCGTCGGCATCGACTTCGATGTTTCCGATCCCCTCACTCTCCTCGCCGGTGTCCATCGTGGCTTTGCCGTCCCCGGCCCCGAGGGCGCCCTCGGCAACGGCCTCGACGAGGAAACCTCACTCTCCTTCGAAACCGGCGCCCGCTACCACCTCCCCAACGGCCTCCGCGCCGAGGCCATCTACTTCTTCACCGCCTTCCGCGATCTCATCGTCGATTCCAATGCCGGCGGCGGAGGCGGCGGCATCACCGAAAATGCCGGCGATGTCGATGTCCACGGCGTCGAGTTCTCTCTTCAGTACGATCCCGGCGCCCAGTATCAATGGGTCGTCCGAACGCCCATGAGCCTCGCCTTCACCTACACCGATGCCCGCTTCGAAAGCGATGCCAGCAGCGTCGGCGCCGGTGGCGCCTCGGTCGAAAGCATCTTCTCCGGCGCCGTGAAGGGCAATCGCGTCCCCTACATCCCCGAATATCAGATCAATGCCCGCGTCGGCCTCGAATACAGCCGCTACGGCCTCTACCTCAACGCCACCTACATCCCCGAAACATTCGCCACCGGCAGCAATACCTCCCTCCAGGCCCGGCCCGACGGCACCCCCGACGCCCGCTTCGGCAAAACCGACGCCCACTTCCTCCTCGACCTCACCGCCGAAGCCCAGCTCACCCCGTGGGCCCGCGCCTTCTTCGGCGTCCGCAACCTCACCGACAAGGAATACGTCGCCTCCCGCATCCCCCTCGGCCCGCGGCCCGGCATGCCCCAAACCTTTTATGGCGGTCTCAGCGTCGCGTTCTAAGGGCGCCCCCGAATGCGTCCTCGTCGCCTGGCTCTCCTGCCTCCTGGTGGGAGCGCTGGGCTTCGCCGTTCCCTATCCCCGCCCCCAGCCACGCCCGGAACCCGAACGCGTCGTCGCCCAACACCTCGACCTCGACCTCTCTCCCGGTGACGAATCCGCCCCCGCCTTCGCCACCTCCAACCCCAATCCCGCCAGCTCAACCGAACGCCTGCCCGCCCTCCCCCCCGAGCCCCCTTCCCTCGTCCTCCCCTCCGTGCCGGCCACGCTCGCCCTCGCCACTCCCGACCCCGCCGCCGCCTTCCCCATTCCTTCACCCGCGGCGGTCGCCACGGTGGCCGACACCCCCGCCGCGGATGCCCGCACCGAATCCCCCGAGCAAGCCATGGGCGCCTCGCCCCTCCCCGTCGAAGCCCTCGTCCACGGTCGCGGCGAAGGACGTCAACCTGCCCCCGAGTATCCCCCCCAGGCCGCCCGTGAAGGTCAGGAGGGTGTCGTCGGCGTCCGCTTCGTCGTCGGACCCGATGGCCGCGTCACCTTCGCCGAAGCCCATCAACCCTCCGCCTGGCGCCTCCTCAACGACGTCGCCGTCCGTACCGTCCGCCACCGCTGGCGCTTCCAACCCGGCCAGCCCCGCGCCTTCGAAGTCGCCATCCATTTCCAACTCCAACGCTGACCCGACCCGACCGCACCCGTCTCCCCATGCCGCCCCTCCTCGCCAACGTGGTCCTCGATTTCTTCCTCAAAGGCGGGCCCATCATGTGGCCCATCCTCCTCTGTCTCCTCGCCGCCCTAGTGGTCGGACTCGAACGGACCCTCTGGTGGTGGACCCTCGGTCGTCGCTGCCGCCCGGAAGCCCTCGATCAGACCTTTGCCGCCATCGC encodes the following:
- a CDS encoding TonB family protein; translation: MAVSASRSKGAPECVLVAWLSCLLVGALGFAVPYPRPQPRPEPERVVAQHLDLDLSPGDESAPAFATSNPNPASSTERLPALPPEPPSLVLPSVPATLALATPDPAAAFPIPSPAAVATVADTPAADARTESPEQAMGASPLPVEALVHGRGEGRQPAPEYPPQAAREGQEGVVGVRFVVGPDGRVTFAEAHQPSAWRLLNDVAVRTVRHRWRFQPGQPRAFEVAIHFQLQR